In Rutidosis leptorrhynchoides isolate AG116_Rl617_1_P2 chromosome 2, CSIRO_AGI_Rlap_v1, whole genome shotgun sequence, one genomic interval encodes:
- the LOC139894087 gene encoding coiled-coil domain-containing protein SCD2 isoform X2 → MDRKRTESPVYTRQWSGDSSSTGSLSPMRSPAHPQSRLSQPSGGYSTIKRTQNVAAKAAAQRLAQVMASQTTNNDDDDDDDDDDDLGFRFANPKSFGNNSNSNGSNTGGLSGVSFGKPNRSPSPALGRNFMEHTPSNRSTSAGRPSVSVRTGPVVPPNKSSLRHPGTVPSQIEPPNRNRERRFTDIGRGGRDMGDQHEASALRDELDMLQEEHDVVIDKLRRVEEKREEAEARARELEKQVASLGEGVSLEAKLLTRKEAAIRQREAALKAAQQTKDGRDVEVSNLRAELENLKDETMGAMEQLKEAESEAKALRTMTQRMVLTHEEMEEVVLKRCWLSRYWGLAVQYGICADIAGSKHEHWSSFAPLPFEVVISAGQKAKEECWLGGDDDSDRRKLVRDINDLTGEGNIESMLSVEMGLREMASLKVEDAVVLAMAQQRRPNLIRQSVPDPKSPRDTKFVEGFELSLEEAEDVSFKEAWLTYFWRRAKVHGVEEDIAEDRLHFWISRSATSPTSHDAVDVERGLTELRKLGIEQQLWEASRREIDQSSSLPVEDGKDFGEDAS, encoded by the exons ATGGATCGGAAACGGACTGAGAGTCCGGTCTATACACGGCAATGGAGCGGCGATTCAAGCAGCACCGGTTCATTATCACCGATGAGATCACCGGCTCATCCTCAGTCAAGGCTAAGCCAACCGTCTGGTGGTTATTCCACTATTAAACGAACTCAAAATGTTGCTGCAAAAGCTGCTGCTCAACGTTTAGCGCAAGTTATGGCGTCACAAACTACtaataatgatgatgacgatgacgatgatgatgacgatgacctAGGGTTTCGGTTTGCTAATCCAAAGTCGtttggtaataatagtaatagtaatggtaGTAATACTGGTGGTTTGTCTGGTGTTTCGTTTGGTAAACCTAATAGATCACCTTCACCTGCG TTAGGTCGGAACTTTATGGAGCACACTCCTTCTAATCGTTCTACGTCAGCCGGAAGGCCGTCAGTATCTGTTCGCACAGGACCGGTGGTGCCTCCTAATAAATCAAGTTTGAGACACCCTGGTACTGTCCCGTCGCAAATAGAACCTCCAAACAGAAATAGGGAAAGAAG GTTTACAGATATTGGACGCGGAGGCAGAGATATGGGAGATCAGCATGAGGCATCTGCACTTCGGGATGaa CTCGATATGTTACAAGAAGAGCATGACGTCGTTATAGATAAG CTTCGCCGTGTAGAAGAAAAACGTGAAGAAGCAGAGGCTAGGGCAAGGGAGCTGGAGAAACAG GTGGCTTCTCTAGGAGAAGGAGTATCTTTGGAGGCCAAGTTGTTAACCAG gaAAGAAGCTGCAATACGCCAAAGAGAG GCTGCTCTAAAAGCTGCCCAACAGACAAAAGATGGAAGAGATGTGGAAGTCTCTAATCTTCGTGCAGAACTTGAG AACTTAAAAGATGAGACCATGGGTGCTATGGAGCAGCTCAAGGAAGCCGAATCTGAAGCAAAAGCTCTTCGCACCATGACACAACGAATGGTTTTGACCCATGAAGAGATG GAGGAGGTAGTTCTAAAGAGGTGCTGGCTTTCTCGTTATTGGGGTTTGGCTGTACAATATG GTATTTGTGCTGACATAGCGGGATCAAAGCATGAGCATTGGTCATCATTTGCTCCACTGCCGTTTGAAGTTGTCATTTCAGCTGGACAAAAGGCAAAGGAGGAGTGTTGGCTTGGTG GTGATGATGATTCCGATAGGAGAAAACTTGTCCGTGATATTAATGACCTAACAGGGGAAGGAAATATTGAGAGTATGCTTTCAGTTGAGATGGGTTTGAGGGAAATGGCATCTTTGAAG GTAGAAGATGCTGTTGTGCTGGCAATGGCCCAGCAACGTCGTCCAAATTTAATTCGACAGTCTGTCCCTG ATCCAAAATCCCCGCGTGATACCAAGTTTGTGGAGGGATTTG AGTTGAGTCTCGAAGAGGCTGAAGATGTTTCTTTTAAAGAG GCTTGGCTTACATATTTTTGGAGAAGAGCCAAAGTTCATGGTGTAGAGGAAGATATTGCTGAAGATAGGCTTCACTTTTGGATAAGCCGAAGTGCAACTTCTCCCACTTCTCATGATGCCGTTGATG TTGAACGAGGGTTAACGGAGTTGAGAAAGCTGGGAATAGAACAGCAGCTGTGGGAAGCATCTCGCAGGGAAATAGACCAGTCATCTTCATTACCAGTTGAAGATGGCAAAGATTTTGGGGAAGATGCATCCTAG
- the LOC139894087 gene encoding coiled-coil domain-containing protein SCD2 isoform X3, which yields MEHTPSNRSTSAGRPSVSVRTGPVVPPNKSSLRHPGTVPSQIEPPNRNRERRFTDIGRGGRDMGDQHEASALRDELDMLQEEHDVVIDKLRRVEEKREEAEARARELEKQVASLGEGVSLEAKLLTRKEAAIRQREAALKAAQQTKDGRDVEVSNLRAELENLKDETMGAMEQLKEAESEAKALRTMTQRMVLTHEEMEEVVLKRCWLSRYWGLAVQYGICADIAGSKHEHWSSFAPLPFEVVISAGQKAKEECWLGAGDDDSDRRKLVRDINDLTGEGNIESMLSVEMGLREMASLKVEDAVVLAMAQQRRPNLIRQSVPDPKSPRDTKFVEGFELSLEEAEDVSFKEAWLTYFWRRAKVHGVEEDIAEDRLHFWISRSATSPTSHDAVDVERGLTELRKLGIEQQLWEASRREIDQSSSLPVEDGKDFGEDAS from the exons ATGGAGCACACTCCTTCTAATCGTTCTACGTCAGCCGGAAGGCCGTCAGTATCTGTTCGCACAGGACCGGTGGTGCCTCCTAATAAATCAAGTTTGAGACACCCTGGTACTGTCCCGTCGCAAATAGAACCTCCAAACAGAAATAGGGAAAGAAG GTTTACAGATATTGGACGCGGAGGCAGAGATATGGGAGATCAGCATGAGGCATCTGCACTTCGGGATGaa CTCGATATGTTACAAGAAGAGCATGACGTCGTTATAGATAAG CTTCGCCGTGTAGAAGAAAAACGTGAAGAAGCAGAGGCTAGGGCAAGGGAGCTGGAGAAACAG GTGGCTTCTCTAGGAGAAGGAGTATCTTTGGAGGCCAAGTTGTTAACCAG gaAAGAAGCTGCAATACGCCAAAGAGAG GCTGCTCTAAAAGCTGCCCAACAGACAAAAGATGGAAGAGATGTGGAAGTCTCTAATCTTCGTGCAGAACTTGAG AACTTAAAAGATGAGACCATGGGTGCTATGGAGCAGCTCAAGGAAGCCGAATCTGAAGCAAAAGCTCTTCGCACCATGACACAACGAATGGTTTTGACCCATGAAGAGATG GAGGAGGTAGTTCTAAAGAGGTGCTGGCTTTCTCGTTATTGGGGTTTGGCTGTACAATATG GTATTTGTGCTGACATAGCGGGATCAAAGCATGAGCATTGGTCATCATTTGCTCCACTGCCGTTTGAAGTTGTCATTTCAGCTGGACAAAAGGCAAAGGAGGAGTGTTGGCTTGGTG CAGGTGATGATGATTCCGATAGGAGAAAACTTGTCCGTGATATTAATGACCTAACAGGGGAAGGAAATATTGAGAGTATGCTTTCAGTTGAGATGGGTTTGAGGGAAATGGCATCTTTGAAG GTAGAAGATGCTGTTGTGCTGGCAATGGCCCAGCAACGTCGTCCAAATTTAATTCGACAGTCTGTCCCTG ATCCAAAATCCCCGCGTGATACCAAGTTTGTGGAGGGATTTG AGTTGAGTCTCGAAGAGGCTGAAGATGTTTCTTTTAAAGAG GCTTGGCTTACATATTTTTGGAGAAGAGCCAAAGTTCATGGTGTAGAGGAAGATATTGCTGAAGATAGGCTTCACTTTTGGATAAGCCGAAGTGCAACTTCTCCCACTTCTCATGATGCCGTTGATG TTGAACGAGGGTTAACGGAGTTGAGAAAGCTGGGAATAGAACAGCAGCTGTGGGAAGCATCTCGCAGGGAAATAGACCAGTCATCTTCATTACCAGTTGAAGATGGCAAAGATTTTGGGGAAGATGCATCCTAG
- the LOC139894087 gene encoding coiled-coil domain-containing protein SCD2 isoform X1, whose translation MDRKRTESPVYTRQWSGDSSSTGSLSPMRSPAHPQSRLSQPSGGYSTIKRTQNVAAKAAAQRLAQVMASQTTNNDDDDDDDDDDDLGFRFANPKSFGNNSNSNGSNTGGLSGVSFGKPNRSPSPALGRNFMEHTPSNRSTSAGRPSVSVRTGPVVPPNKSSLRHPGTVPSQIEPPNRNRERRFTDIGRGGRDMGDQHEASALRDELDMLQEEHDVVIDKLRRVEEKREEAEARARELEKQVASLGEGVSLEAKLLTRKEAAIRQREAALKAAQQTKDGRDVEVSNLRAELENLKDETMGAMEQLKEAESEAKALRTMTQRMVLTHEEMEEVVLKRCWLSRYWGLAVQYGICADIAGSKHEHWSSFAPLPFEVVISAGQKAKEECWLGAGDDDSDRRKLVRDINDLTGEGNIESMLSVEMGLREMASLKVEDAVVLAMAQQRRPNLIRQSVPDPKSPRDTKFVEGFELSLEEAEDVSFKEAWLTYFWRRAKVHGVEEDIAEDRLHFWISRSATSPTSHDAVDVERGLTELRKLGIEQQLWEASRREIDQSSSLPVEDGKDFGEDAS comes from the exons ATGGATCGGAAACGGACTGAGAGTCCGGTCTATACACGGCAATGGAGCGGCGATTCAAGCAGCACCGGTTCATTATCACCGATGAGATCACCGGCTCATCCTCAGTCAAGGCTAAGCCAACCGTCTGGTGGTTATTCCACTATTAAACGAACTCAAAATGTTGCTGCAAAAGCTGCTGCTCAACGTTTAGCGCAAGTTATGGCGTCACAAACTACtaataatgatgatgacgatgacgatgatgatgacgatgacctAGGGTTTCGGTTTGCTAATCCAAAGTCGtttggtaataatagtaatagtaatggtaGTAATACTGGTGGTTTGTCTGGTGTTTCGTTTGGTAAACCTAATAGATCACCTTCACCTGCG TTAGGTCGGAACTTTATGGAGCACACTCCTTCTAATCGTTCTACGTCAGCCGGAAGGCCGTCAGTATCTGTTCGCACAGGACCGGTGGTGCCTCCTAATAAATCAAGTTTGAGACACCCTGGTACTGTCCCGTCGCAAATAGAACCTCCAAACAGAAATAGGGAAAGAAG GTTTACAGATATTGGACGCGGAGGCAGAGATATGGGAGATCAGCATGAGGCATCTGCACTTCGGGATGaa CTCGATATGTTACAAGAAGAGCATGACGTCGTTATAGATAAG CTTCGCCGTGTAGAAGAAAAACGTGAAGAAGCAGAGGCTAGGGCAAGGGAGCTGGAGAAACAG GTGGCTTCTCTAGGAGAAGGAGTATCTTTGGAGGCCAAGTTGTTAACCAG gaAAGAAGCTGCAATACGCCAAAGAGAG GCTGCTCTAAAAGCTGCCCAACAGACAAAAGATGGAAGAGATGTGGAAGTCTCTAATCTTCGTGCAGAACTTGAG AACTTAAAAGATGAGACCATGGGTGCTATGGAGCAGCTCAAGGAAGCCGAATCTGAAGCAAAAGCTCTTCGCACCATGACACAACGAATGGTTTTGACCCATGAAGAGATG GAGGAGGTAGTTCTAAAGAGGTGCTGGCTTTCTCGTTATTGGGGTTTGGCTGTACAATATG GTATTTGTGCTGACATAGCGGGATCAAAGCATGAGCATTGGTCATCATTTGCTCCACTGCCGTTTGAAGTTGTCATTTCAGCTGGACAAAAGGCAAAGGAGGAGTGTTGGCTTGGTG CAGGTGATGATGATTCCGATAGGAGAAAACTTGTCCGTGATATTAATGACCTAACAGGGGAAGGAAATATTGAGAGTATGCTTTCAGTTGAGATGGGTTTGAGGGAAATGGCATCTTTGAAG GTAGAAGATGCTGTTGTGCTGGCAATGGCCCAGCAACGTCGTCCAAATTTAATTCGACAGTCTGTCCCTG ATCCAAAATCCCCGCGTGATACCAAGTTTGTGGAGGGATTTG AGTTGAGTCTCGAAGAGGCTGAAGATGTTTCTTTTAAAGAG GCTTGGCTTACATATTTTTGGAGAAGAGCCAAAGTTCATGGTGTAGAGGAAGATATTGCTGAAGATAGGCTTCACTTTTGGATAAGCCGAAGTGCAACTTCTCCCACTTCTCATGATGCCGTTGATG TTGAACGAGGGTTAACGGAGTTGAGAAAGCTGGGAATAGAACAGCAGCTGTGGGAAGCATCTCGCAGGGAAATAGACCAGTCATCTTCATTACCAGTTGAAGATGGCAAAGATTTTGGGGAAGATGCATCCTAG